One Roseimicrobium gellanilyticum genomic window carries:
- the folD gene encoding bifunctional methylenetetrahydrofolate dehydrogenase/methenyltetrahydrofolate cyclohydrolase FolD has product MQLIQGAKVAATVLEECQREIAELAKLGKKPGLAVVLVGDDPASRAYVRSKDKKCKDLGLHSVKHELPENTTQEELLALVAQLNADPSIHGILVQSPPPRHIDESAIVRAIDPRKDVDGFHPENVAKLTLEDPTGFVPCTPAGCIRLLQDAGVATDGAHVVVLGRSMIVGKPVALLLMAKNSNGGNATVTVAHSRTKNLAELTRTADILIAAIGRPLFVKADMVKEGAVVIDVGINRVEAPGTEKGYKIVGDVDFDAVAPKCRAITPVPGGVGPMTIALLMANTIKACRQLG; this is encoded by the coding sequence ATGCAGTTGATTCAGGGAGCCAAAGTCGCAGCCACCGTGCTGGAAGAATGCCAGCGTGAAATCGCCGAACTCGCCAAGCTGGGAAAGAAGCCCGGGCTGGCCGTGGTGCTGGTGGGCGATGATCCCGCGTCCCGCGCCTATGTGCGCAGCAAGGACAAGAAGTGCAAAGACCTGGGCCTGCACTCCGTGAAGCATGAACTGCCCGAGAACACCACGCAGGAGGAACTGCTCGCACTCGTGGCCCAGCTGAACGCAGACCCGTCCATCCACGGCATCCTGGTGCAGAGCCCGCCGCCGAGGCACATCGATGAAAGCGCCATCGTGCGTGCCATCGATCCGCGCAAGGACGTGGACGGCTTTCATCCAGAGAATGTGGCCAAGCTCACACTGGAAGACCCCACCGGTTTCGTGCCCTGCACCCCCGCAGGCTGCATCCGCCTGCTGCAGGACGCCGGCGTCGCCACAGACGGCGCCCATGTGGTGGTGCTGGGCCGCAGCATGATTGTGGGCAAGCCGGTGGCGCTCCTGCTCATGGCGAAGAATTCCAACGGCGGCAATGCCACCGTGACCGTGGCGCATTCCCGCACGAAGAATCTCGCGGAACTCACCCGTACCGCCGACATCCTCATCGCCGCCATCGGTCGCCCCCTCTTTGTGAAGGCGGACATGGTGAAGGAAGGCGCCGTGGTCATCGACGTGGGAATCAATCGCGTGGAAGCCCCCGGCACGGAAAAGGGCTACAAAATCGTGGGTGACGTGGATTTTGACGCCGTGGCACCCAAGTGCCGGGCCATCACCCCAGTCCCCGGCGGGGTGGGTCCCATGACCATCGCCCTGCTCATGGCGAACACCATCAAGGCCTGCCGCCAGCTCGGCTAG